A region of Halalkaliarchaeum desulfuricum DNA encodes the following proteins:
- a CDS encoding DUF368 domain-containing protein, producing the protein MGAADAVPGVSGGTIALITGIYERLVAAITAIDTDRIRRLLSGINPRNLPDARAAFLEMDGPFLLALGVGIMTAVITVLRTVVFLLDTVPVATFAFFFGLIGASAVVLFADLSLDTRGRKAAAVAGFLVAFLLSGETAAAADTGGLFIFVAGAIAVSAMVLPGVSGSLLLILLGQYEYMSRALEGFVDALFGFGMGGSTTTVLETAPPVVIFLSGAVVGLFTVAHGVRFALARYRGATFAFLVALVAGALRAPVVQADLALAESGRAWTPSVLATFLAAAAVGAAIVLVLDHYAGVMDYYTDDQSV; encoded by the coding sequence ATGGGCGCCGCCGATGCAGTCCCCGGGGTTTCCGGAGGGACGATCGCGTTGATCACAGGGATCTACGAGCGACTCGTCGCCGCGATTACGGCGATCGATACCGATCGAATTCGACGTCTCCTGTCCGGGATCAACCCCCGGAACCTGCCGGACGCGCGGGCGGCGTTCCTCGAGATGGACGGCCCGTTCCTGCTCGCGCTCGGGGTCGGGATCATGACCGCGGTGATCACCGTCCTCCGGACGGTCGTGTTTCTGCTCGACACCGTCCCGGTGGCCACGTTCGCGTTCTTCTTCGGGTTGATCGGCGCCTCGGCGGTCGTTCTCTTTGCGGATCTCTCGCTCGACACCCGGGGACGGAAGGCAGCCGCAGTGGCCGGGTTCCTCGTGGCGTTTCTCCTCTCGGGTGAGACGGCAGCCGCCGCTGACACGGGTGGGCTGTTCATTTTTGTCGCCGGGGCGATCGCCGTGAGCGCGATGGTGCTCCCGGGCGTGTCCGGCTCGCTACTGTTGATCCTGCTCGGACAGTACGAATACATGTCCAGAGCACTCGAGGGGTTCGTGGACGCGCTGTTCGGGTTCGGGATGGGTGGATCGACCACCACTGTCCTGGAGACGGCACCGCCGGTCGTCATCTTTCTTTCGGGCGCCGTCGTCGGCCTCTTTACGGTCGCCCACGGGGTGCGTTTCGCGCTGGCGCGGTATCGGGGCGCCACGTTCGCTTTCCTCGTCGCGCTGGTGGCGGGAGCACTGCGGGCCCCGGTGGTCCAGGCCGACCTGGCGCTCGCTGAAAGTGGTCGCGCCTGGACGCCGTCGGTGCTGGCGACGTTTCTCGCGGCTGCCGCCGTCGGCGCGGCAATCGTGCTCGTCCTCGATCACTACGCTGGCGTCATGGATTATTACACCGACGACCAGTCGGTGTGA
- the aglG gene encoding glucosyl-dolichyl phosphate glucuronosyltransferase gives MKVSVVVCTYSMDRLDPFFEAVDSVLAQTYDPLEVVLVVDGNQEVFEHVEKRYGAESEVATEFSGEIVRHCNEENRGISYSRTKGAELASGDVVAFIDDDGVAEPEWIETLVDTYERTDAIAVGGYVAPDWVTEKPDFFPEEFYWLVGCTEKGFADHMEEVRNTYGSNISYKREVFLSVGGYDPNTGRKGDRHIQAHEAPVGIRLRDRYGKGVVYNRNAVVHHKLFEYRGEFRWLVFRSFWQGYSKRIMSVLYPDSQGDESAFLGKLLFSFLPGRLWSLVKSPSSANAKQIAAIAVFTAAVGFGYVYGLTKSEREVLREDIDDG, from the coding sequence ATGAAGGTCTCGGTCGTCGTCTGTACGTATTCGATGGATCGGCTGGATCCCTTCTTCGAAGCGGTCGACAGCGTGCTCGCACAGACGTACGACCCGCTGGAGGTCGTGCTTGTCGTCGACGGCAACCAGGAGGTTTTCGAACACGTCGAGAAGAGATATGGCGCCGAAAGCGAAGTGGCGACCGAGTTTTCCGGCGAGATCGTGCGTCACTGTAACGAGGAGAACCGGGGGATCTCTTACAGCAGGACGAAGGGCGCAGAACTCGCGTCCGGCGACGTCGTCGCCTTCATCGACGACGACGGCGTCGCCGAACCCGAGTGGATCGAGACGCTCGTCGACACCTACGAGCGCACGGACGCCATCGCAGTCGGTGGGTACGTCGCGCCCGACTGGGTGACCGAGAAGCCGGACTTCTTCCCGGAAGAGTTCTACTGGCTCGTCGGTTGCACTGAAAAGGGATTCGCCGACCACATGGAGGAAGTGCGGAACACGTACGGATCGAACATCTCGTACAAGCGGGAGGTGTTCCTCTCGGTCGGCGGATACGATCCCAACACCGGTCGGAAGGGCGACCGACACATCCAGGCACACGAGGCACCGGTCGGCATCCGACTGCGGGACCGATACGGCAAAGGCGTCGTGTACAACAGAAACGCCGTCGTTCACCACAAACTGTTCGAGTATCGTGGGGAGTTCCGCTGGCTGGTGTTCCGGTCGTTCTGGCAGGGGTACTCGAAGCGGATCATGAGCGTGTTGTATCCCGATTCGCAGGGCGACGAGTCGGCGTTCCTCGGCAAGCTGCTGTTTTCGTTCCTGCCGGGCCGGCTGTGGTCGCTTGTGAAATCCCCTTCATCGGCGAACGCGAAACAGATCGCCGCGATCGCCGTCTTCACCGCAGCTGTCGGGTTCGGATACGTGTACGGGCTGACGAAGTCGGAGCGGGAGGTGCTCCGGGAGGATATCGACGACGGCTGA
- a CDS encoding oligosaccharyl transferase, archaeosortase A system-associated — MSESSEDADDIGTSVLETLQEYYHVPVLGFLVGVMLWIRLQAYDNFIVGGDVYFRGNDPWYHYRETMYAVENYPNTLPFDPWTGFPYGRLVGQFGTLYDQITATIILLVGLGSPTEAEALRVMLVMSPLFGAAAAIPAYLICRRFAGRVASLVGILVLALLPGTFLSYTNVGFYDHHAGEVFFMAAAVIGLLVAFAVAEREKPVWELVLDRDVEALRNPAKWAALAGVLVALYMYTWQPGVLLVGITGVFVVLKMTSDVVHGDSPEPAAFAAAVSMGVTGLLMVIPLDQFTFGVTDYSLTQVFLPLAVAGGAIFLAFLARQWEQRDIQPLAYPAATFGLIGLSVAVFALVLPDAWSTIETNLLRTVGFSAGAETRTIGEAQPFLAESVLQQRGVTPVERIIDEYGLAFFVAALGAITLLAKPLIKSEDTNDTGYTVAGMAIIGTILLLPAIPAAIGSVVGMAWQLVGLLIAAGVIVGAFYRVEYGVEETFLVVWAAFIASAAFTQTRFNYYLAIVVVVLTAYFLQELLVRIDLAEPSLADLKNVKGWQVMVVGTVVVLLLVPLVAVATPAWAAGAGTGPGAVTQWDDSLDWMSEETPHPGELEGYDNRMEYYGTYERPADGDFDYPDGAYGVQSWWDYGHWITAIGERIPNANPFQQHATEAANFLLAPSEDDARDVLARQSDEGENTRYVMVDYQMTTPGSKFGAPIVWYDEDPDLEQEDFYFTMWQQIQEGPQEGGAQPVGYIQDQRYYESLMVRLYEYHGSAKDPRPIVVQWEEQTYTNVETGEEIEVKQMPTGDEEFVLEFDTMEEAEAYVEENDNAQIGGVGPHPSERVPALQHYRLVKASQSSAMIPGTEYANNLQRTAQMTGLDPGDLIETQPQWVKTFERVPGATIQGENATPGQEVTAQVPMEVPATGETFTYTQHATADEDGEFEFVVPYSTIGYDEYGPENGYTNVSVRATGEYVVMEEGIEEQDGELVQFVDTTDVHEGQVVGDDPEPVSVTLEPEALDLGQAPDEDEEENGTDGETDGDEETNGDEEEETEGNDDTEGSLAAPTLVG, encoded by the coding sequence ATGAGTGAATCGAGTGAGGATGCCGACGATATCGGGACGTCGGTCCTCGAAACCCTCCAGGAGTACTATCACGTTCCGGTTCTGGGATTCCTCGTCGGCGTGATGCTGTGGATCCGTCTGCAGGCGTACGACAACTTCATCGTCGGTGGCGACGTGTACTTCCGGGGTAACGACCCGTGGTATCACTACCGGGAGACGATGTACGCCGTCGAGAACTATCCGAACACGTTACCGTTCGACCCGTGGACCGGGTTCCCATACGGCCGTCTCGTCGGCCAGTTCGGAACGCTGTACGACCAGATTACCGCGACGATCATTCTCCTCGTCGGTCTCGGCAGCCCAACCGAAGCTGAAGCATTGCGCGTGATGCTCGTGATGTCGCCCCTGTTCGGGGCTGCCGCAGCGATCCCGGCGTATCTCATCTGTCGCCGGTTCGCCGGACGTGTGGCGAGCCTCGTCGGGATTCTCGTGCTCGCACTCCTTCCGGGAACGTTCCTTAGCTACACTAACGTCGGGTTCTACGACCACCACGCGGGCGAAGTGTTCTTCATGGCTGCGGCGGTGATCGGGCTGCTCGTCGCCTTCGCGGTGGCGGAACGAGAAAAGCCCGTCTGGGAACTCGTCCTCGACCGCGACGTGGAAGCGCTTCGAAATCCCGCGAAGTGGGCCGCCCTGGCCGGCGTGCTCGTGGCACTCTACATGTACACCTGGCAGCCCGGTGTGCTCCTCGTCGGTATCACCGGCGTGTTCGTCGTCCTCAAGATGACGAGCGACGTCGTCCACGGCGATAGTCCCGAGCCGGCCGCCTTCGCCGCCGCCGTCTCGATGGGTGTGACGGGCCTGTTGATGGTGATCCCGCTCGATCAGTTCACGTTCGGCGTCACCGACTACTCGCTCACTCAGGTGTTCCTGCCGCTCGCTGTGGCTGGCGGTGCGATCTTCCTCGCATTTCTCGCTCGACAGTGGGAACAGAGGGATATTCAACCGCTCGCATACCCGGCCGCCACCTTCGGTCTGATCGGGCTCTCTGTCGCTGTCTTCGCGCTCGTCTTGCCGGACGCCTGGAGCACGATCGAGACGAACCTCCTGCGGACCGTCGGATTCAGCGCCGGGGCCGAGACGCGAACGATCGGCGAGGCACAACCGTTCCTCGCGGAAAGCGTCCTCCAGCAGCGAGGAGTCACGCCCGTCGAGCGGATAATCGACGAGTACGGCCTCGCGTTCTTCGTCGCCGCGCTGGGTGCGATCACCCTGCTCGCGAAACCGCTCATAAAAAGCGAGGACACGAACGACACCGGATACACGGTCGCCGGAATGGCGATCATCGGGACGATTCTGCTGCTGCCGGCGATCCCCGCGGCGATCGGCAGTGTCGTTGGGATGGCCTGGCAACTTGTCGGTCTCCTGATCGCGGCCGGCGTCATCGTCGGCGCGTTCTATCGGGTCGAGTACGGCGTCGAGGAGACGTTCCTGGTCGTCTGGGCGGCGTTCATCGCGAGCGCGGCGTTTACCCAGACCCGGTTCAACTACTATCTCGCGATCGTCGTCGTCGTTCTCACCGCTTACTTCCTGCAGGAGCTTCTCGTCCGGATCGACCTCGCAGAGCCGTCGCTTGCCGATCTCAAGAACGTCAAGGGCTGGCAGGTGATGGTCGTCGGGACCGTCGTCGTCCTGCTTTTGGTTCCGCTCGTGGCCGTCGCCACCCCGGCGTGGGCGGCCGGCGCCGGCACCGGTCCGGGTGCAGTCACCCAGTGGGACGACAGCCTCGACTGGATGAGCGAGGAGACGCCTCATCCGGGCGAACTCGAAGGGTACGACAACAGGATGGAGTACTACGGCACGTACGAGCGCCCGGCTGATGGCGACTTCGACTATCCCGATGGCGCCTACGGCGTGCAGTCGTGGTGGGACTATGGACACTGGATAACCGCAATCGGAGAACGCATACCGAACGCCAACCCGTTCCAGCAACACGCCACAGAGGCCGCGAACTTCCTGCTCGCGCCCAGCGAGGACGACGCCCGGGACGTACTCGCTCGCCAGAGCGACGAGGGCGAGAACACCCGATACGTGATGGTCGACTACCAGATGACCACGCCCGGCTCGAAGTTCGGCGCGCCGATCGTCTGGTACGACGAGGATCCCGACCTCGAGCAGGAGGACTTCTACTTCACGATGTGGCAGCAGATCCAGGAGGGGCCACAGGAAGGCGGGGCCCAGCCGGTCGGGTACATCCAGGACCAGCGCTACTACGAGAGCCTGATGGTCCGGCTGTACGAGTATCACGGCAGCGCCAAGGATCCGCGCCCGATCGTCGTCCAGTGGGAGGAACAGACGTACACCAACGTCGAAACCGGCGAGGAAATCGAGGTCAAGCAGATGCCCACCGGCGACGAGGAGTTCGTCCTCGAGTTCGACACGATGGAAGAAGCCGAAGCGTACGTCGAGGAGAACGACAACGCCCAGATCGGCGGCGTCGGACCGCACCCCAGCGAGCGGGTTCCCGCACTCCAGCACTACCGCCTGGTGAAGGCGAGCCAGAGTTCGGCGATGATCCCCGGAACCGAATACGCGAACAACCTCCAGCGGACCGCACAGATGACCGGGCTCGATCCCGGAGACCTGATCGAAACCCAGCCCCAGTGGGTGAAGACGTTCGAACGCGTTCCCGGGGCGACGATCCAGGGTGAAAACGCCACGCCCGGCCAGGAGGTCACCGCCCAGGTGCCGATGGAGGTGCCAGCCACTGGCGAGACGTTCACCTACACCCAGCACGCGACCGCCGACGAGGACGGCGAGTTCGAGTTCGTCGTGCCGTACTCGACGATCGGATACGACGAGTACGGGCCCGAAAACGGCTACACCAACGTGAGTGTCCGTGCGACCGGCGAGTACGTCGTTATGGAGGAGGGTATCGAAGAGCAGGACGGGGAACTCGTTCAGTTCGTCGACACGACAGACGTCCACGAGGGACAGGTCGTGGGCGACGATCCCGAACCCGTGAGCGTAACGCTGGAACCGGAAGCGCTCGATCTTGGACAAGCGCCGGATGAAGACGAGGAAGAAAACGGTACTGACGGTGAAACCGACGGTGACGAAGAAACCAACGGTGACGAGGAAGAAGAAACCGAAGGTAACGACGACACCGAGGGATCGCTTGCGGCACCGACGCTCGTCGGGTGA
- a CDS encoding EthD family reductase, whose amino-acid sequence MIKLVEFLVKKPELTHDEFAEYWLETHSPLAADLPGVKRYVTSVPTDPEKSEYDGVLELYFEDQQALSAAFDSEIGETVLSDAEEFIEVGAGPSMIVEETVQVDRT is encoded by the coding sequence ATGATCAAGCTAGTCGAGTTCCTCGTGAAAAAGCCCGAACTCACTCACGACGAGTTCGCGGAGTACTGGCTGGAGACGCACAGTCCACTCGCCGCTGATCTTCCCGGCGTGAAACGCTACGTGACCTCCGTGCCGACCGATCCGGAGAAAAGCGAGTACGACGGAGTTCTCGAACTGTACTTCGAGGACCAGCAGGCGCTTTCGGCTGCGTTCGACTCCGAGATCGGTGAGACTGTTCTCTCCGACGCCGAGGAGTTCATCGAGGTCGGCGCGGGACCGAGCATGATCGTCGAGGAGACCGTGCAGGTGGATCGAACTTGA
- a CDS encoding rubrerythrin-like domain-containing protein encodes MTVYNSRIDPYEASYDYYECVTCGYREVPSDGPSECPDCGGWMRDIAVSRE; translated from the coding sequence GTGACAGTATACAATTCGCGTATCGATCCGTACGAAGCTTCCTACGACTACTACGAGTGTGTCACCTGTGGATACAGGGAGGTTCCAAGCGACGGCCCATCCGAGTGCCCCGACTGTGGCGGCTGGATGCGTGACATCGCCGTGTCCCGGGAGTGA